A section of the Halichoerus grypus chromosome 11, mHalGry1.hap1.1, whole genome shotgun sequence genome encodes:
- the FZD4 gene encoding frizzled-4 isoform X2, producing MCTEKINIPIGPCGGMCLSVKRRCEPVLKEFGFAWPESLNCSKFPPQNDHNHMCMEGPGDEEVPLPHKTPMQPGEECHSVGTNSDQYIWVKRSLNCVLKCGYDAGLYSRSAKEFTDIWMAVWASLCFISTAFTVLTFLIDSSRFSYPERPIIFLSMCYNIYSIAYIVRLTVGRERISCDFEEAAEPVLIQEGLKNTGCAIIFLLMYFFGMASSIWWVILTLTWFLAAGLKWGHEAIEMHSSYFHIAAWAIPAVKTIVILIMRLVDADELTGLCYVGNQNLDALTGFVVAPLFTYLVIGTLFIAAGLVALFKIRSNLQKDGTKTDKLERLMVKIGVFSVLYTVPATCVIACYFYEISNWALFRYSADDSNMAVEMLKIFMSLLVGITSGMWIWSAKTLHTWQKCSNRLVNSGKVKREKRGNGWVKPGKGNETVV from the coding sequence ATGTGCACAGAGAAGATCAACATCCCCATCGGTCCATGCGGCGGCATGTGTCTTTCAGTCAAGAGGCGCTGTGAACCCGTCCTGAAGGAATTTGGGTTTGCCTGGCCAGAGAGCCTGAACTGCAGCAAATTCCCACCCCAGAATGACCACAACCACATGTGCATGGAAGGGCCAGGTGATGAGGAGGTGCCGTTACCTCACAAAACCCCCATGCAGCCTGGGGAAGAGTGCCACTCCGTAGGCACCAACTCGGATCAGTACATCTGGGTGAAAAGGAGCCTGAACTGTGTTCTCAAGTGTGGCTATGATGCTGGCTTGTATAGCCGCTCGGCCAAAGAGTTCACGGACATCTGGATGGCCGTGTGGGCCAGCCTGTGCTTCATCTCCACCGCCTTCACGGTGCTCACCTTCCTGATCGATTCCTCCAGGTTTTCCTACCCTGAGCGCCCCATCATATTTCTCAGTATGTGCTATAATATTTATAGCATTGCTTATATTGTCAGGCTGACCGTGGGCCGGGAAAGGATATCCTGCGATTTTGAAGAGGCAGCAGAACCTGTTCTCATCCAAGAAGGACTTAAGAACACAGGATGTGCAATCATTTTCTTGCTGATGTACTTTTTTGGAATGGCCAGCTCCATCTGGTGGGTTATTCTGACACTCACTTGGTTTTTGGCAGCGGGACTCAAATGGGGTCATGAGGCCATTGAGATGCACAGCTCTTATTTCCACATTGCCGCCTGGGCCATTCCTGCTGTGAAAACCATTGTCATCTTGATTATGAGACTGGTGGATGCGGATGAACTGACTGGCCTGTGCTACGTCGGGAATCAAAACCTTGATGCCCTCACGGGCTTTGTGGTGGCTCCCCTCTTCACTTACTTGGTGATCGGAACTCTGTTCATTGCGGCCGGTTTAGTGGCCTTGTTCAAAATTCGGTCCAATCTGCAAAAGGATGGGACAAAGACGGACAAGTTGGAAAGGCTGATGGTCAAGATCGGGGTCTTCTCAGTCCTGTACACGGTGCCTGCCACCTGTGTGATTGCCTGTTATTTCTATGAAATCTCCAACTGGGCGCTCTTCCGGTATTCTGCAGATGACTCCAATATGGCAGTGgaaatgttgaaaatttttatgtCTTTGCTGGTGGGCATCACTTCAGGCATGTGGATTTGGTCTGCCAAAACTCTGCACACCTGGCAGAAGTGTTCTAACAGATTGGTGAATTCTGGGAAGGTAAAGAGAGAAAAGCGGGGGAATGGTTGGGTGAAGCCTGGGAAAGGCAATGAAACTGTGGTATAA
- the FZD4 gene encoding frizzled-4 isoform X1 has translation MAWRGAVPSVLGAPGGVDLSLRLLLPLLLLLEPARGFGDEEERRCDPIRISMCQNLGYNVTKMPNLVGHELQTDAELQLTTFTPLIQYGCSSQLQFFLCSVYVPMCTEKINIPIGPCGGMCLSVKRRCEPVLKEFGFAWPESLNCSKFPPQNDHNHMCMEGPGDEEVPLPHKTPMQPGEECHSVGTNSDQYIWVKRSLNCVLKCGYDAGLYSRSAKEFTDIWMAVWASLCFISTAFTVLTFLIDSSRFSYPERPIIFLSMCYNIYSIAYIVRLTVGRERISCDFEEAAEPVLIQEGLKNTGCAIIFLLMYFFGMASSIWWVILTLTWFLAAGLKWGHEAIEMHSSYFHIAAWAIPAVKTIVILIMRLVDADELTGLCYVGNQNLDALTGFVVAPLFTYLVIGTLFIAAGLVALFKIRSNLQKDGTKTDKLERLMVKIGVFSVLYTVPATCVIACYFYEISNWALFRYSADDSNMAVEMLKIFMSLLVGITSGMWIWSAKTLHTWQKCSNRLVNSGKVKREKRGNGWVKPGKGNETVV, from the exons ATGGCCTGGCGGGGCGCAGTGCCGAGCGTCCTGGGGGCGCCCGGGGGCGTCGATCTCAGTCTGCGGCTGCTGCTGCCGTTGCTGCTGCTCCTGGAGCCAGCGCGGGGCTTCGGGGACGAGGAGGAGCGGCGCTGCGACCCCATCCGCATCTCCATGTGCCAGAACCTGGGCTACAACGTGACCAAGATGCCCAACCTGGTGGGGCACGAGCTGCAGACAGACGCCGAGCTGCAGCTGACAACTTTCACGCCGCTCATCCAGTACGGCTGCTCCAGCCAGCTGCAG TTCTTCCTTTGTTCGGTTTATGTGCCAATGTGCACAGAGAAGATCAACATCCCCATCGGTCCATGCGGCGGCATGTGTCTTTCAGTCAAGAGGCGCTGTGAACCCGTCCTGAAGGAATTTGGGTTTGCCTGGCCAGAGAGCCTGAACTGCAGCAAATTCCCACCCCAGAATGACCACAACCACATGTGCATGGAAGGGCCAGGTGATGAGGAGGTGCCGTTACCTCACAAAACCCCCATGCAGCCTGGGGAAGAGTGCCACTCCGTAGGCACCAACTCGGATCAGTACATCTGGGTGAAAAGGAGCCTGAACTGTGTTCTCAAGTGTGGCTATGATGCTGGCTTGTATAGCCGCTCGGCCAAAGAGTTCACGGACATCTGGATGGCCGTGTGGGCCAGCCTGTGCTTCATCTCCACCGCCTTCACGGTGCTCACCTTCCTGATCGATTCCTCCAGGTTTTCCTACCCTGAGCGCCCCATCATATTTCTCAGTATGTGCTATAATATTTATAGCATTGCTTATATTGTCAGGCTGACCGTGGGCCGGGAAAGGATATCCTGCGATTTTGAAGAGGCAGCAGAACCTGTTCTCATCCAAGAAGGACTTAAGAACACAGGATGTGCAATCATTTTCTTGCTGATGTACTTTTTTGGAATGGCCAGCTCCATCTGGTGGGTTATTCTGACACTCACTTGGTTTTTGGCAGCGGGACTCAAATGGGGTCATGAGGCCATTGAGATGCACAGCTCTTATTTCCACATTGCCGCCTGGGCCATTCCTGCTGTGAAAACCATTGTCATCTTGATTATGAGACTGGTGGATGCGGATGAACTGACTGGCCTGTGCTACGTCGGGAATCAAAACCTTGATGCCCTCACGGGCTTTGTGGTGGCTCCCCTCTTCACTTACTTGGTGATCGGAACTCTGTTCATTGCGGCCGGTTTAGTGGCCTTGTTCAAAATTCGGTCCAATCTGCAAAAGGATGGGACAAAGACGGACAAGTTGGAAAGGCTGATGGTCAAGATCGGGGTCTTCTCAGTCCTGTACACGGTGCCTGCCACCTGTGTGATTGCCTGTTATTTCTATGAAATCTCCAACTGGGCGCTCTTCCGGTATTCTGCAGATGACTCCAATATGGCAGTGgaaatgttgaaaatttttatgtCTTTGCTGGTGGGCATCACTTCAGGCATGTGGATTTGGTCTGCCAAAACTCTGCACACCTGGCAGAAGTGTTCTAACAGATTGGTGAATTCTGGGAAGGTAAAGAGAGAAAAGCGGGGGAATGGTTGGGTGAAGCCTGGGAAAGGCAATGAAACTGTGGTATAA